The Pseudodesulfovibrio senegalensis nucleotide sequence CAGTCTTCCAGATGCCGCCGGATGGAGGTGTTGAAAAGTTCTTCGCCCCATATTTCGGCAACGGTACGGCCCAGTATCTCTGCCGCTGTGCCGCCGTATCGTTCAACATAGGCACGGTTCACGGCCACATATTCGTAGTCCCTGTTCACCAGTGTCATGTGGTCCTGAGCCGCGTTGGCAATGAACTCGTAGCGGCTGAGCGTGTCCACGAGCCGTTTGTGCTCGGTCACATCCATGAACGAGGTGAACGACGCGGTCTTGCCTTCGTATTCGATGAGCAGGGTGGACGCCTGCACCCATATTTTTCGGCCTTTCGCGCTTTGCAGCAGGAGGCGAAGGTTGGAAAGCGCCTTGTTCTTTTGCAGGGTTTGGCTGATCGCAGTTACTTCTTTGGGGTCCACAATGAAGTCGGATGTTTTTTTGCCTTCAAGATTCTGGGCATCCACGGCCCGGCAACAGGCCTGATTGGCAAAGAGAATGCGGTGTGTTTCCAGTTCGGAGATGATGACGGGCAGGGGCGAGAGGTCGAGCAGGTTTCTGAGCCAGTGTTCGCTTTCGCGCAGTTGCTGTTCCACGCGCTTTATGCCGGTGATGTCGGTCATGACGCCCACGATGCCTTCGGGCGCGTCTTTTGGGCCGTAGGTGGCCTTGCGGACCAGCATGTGCTCGGCAGAGCTGGTCGTGGTCTCCATGGTGTGCTCGTATTCCTGAATGGTGTGGTTTTCCAGCAGCCATTTGTCCTTGTCGGAAAAAAGTGTGGCCGTGGCGTGGTCGAACACGTCAAAGGCCGTGCAGCCCAGCAATTGTGCGCGGCTGACGCCGGAGATTTCCTCGAAACGTTTGTTGCACCCGGTATAGCGGCCATCGACGGTTTTCATGAACACCGGGTGGGGCAGGACGTCGATGATGGTTTGCAGGTATTCAAGCTGTTCGCGCTGGGCCTTTTCCGCTTTTTTGCGTTCCCGGATTTCCCGCTTGAGCTGTTTGTTGGTGCGGGTCAGCCTGTCTGCCCGGTCTTCGGCAAGCTGACGGAGCTCGTCATGTTGCCGCTGGGTTTCGCGCAGCCGCGCAACCCGGTCAAGGCCCTTGTCCAGGGCCTGGGCAATATCTTCGCGCACGGTTTCGCTTTTTATGATGTAGTCCCATGCGCCCAGCCGCATGGCCGAAATGGCATCCTCGAGGGAGCCTTCGCCGGAAAGCACGATCAGGGCCACGTCCGGGGCTTCGTTGGCAATGGCTTCCACCACGTGGATGCCGTCCAGCCCGGGCATGCGCAGATCCACCAGCACCGCGTCCGGCTGTTCGTTGCGAAACAGTTCGAGTCCGGGGCTGCCGTCGTTTGCGGTCAGGGCTTCGTATCCCAGCCCCTGCAGCAGCAGGCTGACCAGCGTGGTGTAGCGTTCGTCGTCGTCAATGACGAGTATGCGTGCCGGGCTTATGGCCGTTTTTCGCTTGTTGTTGCCCATGACGGGTGTTTAGCACGTATCGCTGACAATATCATGTGTCATGTTGGGCCTTTTCCAGCTAACGCGCTTGTGTTGTCCCTGTTTGCCATGTATCTGCATGAGGGCGCCCCGCCCGCACCACAACCGCCTGGAGAGAGTGTATGAAACGCCTGCTGCTGATTGTCCTGACACTGTTGCTGGGTACAGGCTCCGCCCTGGCCTCCGAACAGCTCAGGGTCTTGTCCGACCGCGATTTCGCCCCGTATTCCATGATTCAGAACGGCAAGCCCTCGGGTATCGACGTGGAGGTCTTTGCCGAAGCGTGCAAGCGGGCCGGCGTGGACTATTCCCTGCAGCTTGTGGAATGGGAGGATTTGGTGAAGCGGTTGCATACGGGACAGTGTCACGCTGCGTTTTCCCTGTTCCGCACTCCGGAGCGCGAAAAGGACGTGCTTTTCGTGGACCGGGCCGTGATGCACTACAGCGACTACGGCCTGTTCACGCGCGTGGGCAGCGGGCTGGCCTTTGATTCATGGGACGACCTGCGCGGCAAGCGCATCGGCTCCATCGGCGGGTTCGCCATGAGCGACGGGTTTCAGCAGGCAGCGAAAAACGGAATTTTCACCTCCAGGGCCTATGTGGACGAGGCGTCGTGCGTGGGCGGGCTGCTCAAGGGTGAGATCGACGGTTTCGTGGGGCAGCTGGACACCACCCATTACCAGCTCAACCGTATGGGCATGACCAATACCGTGGTCTATCTGCCCAAGCTCGTGCGCAGTCGCAGGCCGGCCTATATCGGTTTTTCCCGCGCGGCATTGTCCGAGAGGCTGGAGGGTGTGGCCGCACGTCTGGGCAAGGCCTTGCAGTCCATGTACCGAGACGGAACCTACAATTCCATAGCGCGCCGGTATCTCTTTCGATTTTAGGCGGAAAGGGGAGCCCGCTCAGCTGCGGGCCGTGGGCAGGGAGAAGGTGAAGGTGCTGCCTTTGCCGGGTTCGCTTTCCACCCAGATGCGGCCGCCGTGGGCCGCAATGATGTGACGGCAGATGGCCAGCCCCAGTCCGGTGCCCTTGTTGCTTCCTTTTCGGGCTGCATTCGCCTGGGTGAATTTGTCGAAAACCGCATCCTGCATGTCCGGTTCGATGCCGGGTCCCGAATCTTCCACACTGATCAGCACGTATGTTCCGGCCGTTTGCGCCCGCACATGAACCGTGCTGCCCGCTTCGGAAAACTTGGCCGCATTGGAGAGCAGGTTCAGCAACACCTGCACCAGCCTGTCGGCATCTGCTGTAACCGGGGGCAGATTGTCCGCAATATGGGTCTGCAGCACGATGTCGGCGGCGTCAAAGATCCCCTGTGCCGCGTTCATGGCCTGTTCGATTACCGGAACAATGGAATCGGTGCGCATGGTGTATTCAATGCGTTCGGCCTCATGCTTGCTCAGGTCCAGCGTGTCGTTGATCAGCGTGGTCAGCCTGTTGCCTTCCTGCATGATGATGTTCAGATTATCCAATATCTTGTGTTGGTCGCGGATGGTTTTTTCGTCCGGGTTGTGCATGTTCGGGAAGATGGTGCGGGCCAGCTTCTTGCGTATCAGTGACGTGAATCCGAGTATGGACGTCATGGGCGTGCGCAACTCGTGGCTGATGAAGGATACGAATTCGTCCTTGGCCTGGTTGGCCTGTTTCAGGGCCTGCGTTCGTTGGCGAACGCGCGTTTCCAGCTCCATGCTGTGCCGCTTGGCTTCCTCCTCCGCCTGTTTGCGCTCCCGGATGTCGCGGGCCACGATGATGACGGGACCGTGTGCGTCTTCGGACGGAACGCGGATTTTCAGTTCCACGAGAACCGAGGCGTTACAGCCCGGCGGCTGGACCTCGGCTTCAAGGGTGGTGAACTCCCGTTTCCCTGCAAAAAGCGCGTCCGCGTGCTTGCGTATGTGCGGCGGTAGCATGTCCGCGAAAACGGTTCCTGTCAGTTCTTCGGGGGTGCACCCCAGCATGGAGTGGGCGGCGCCGACCACGGTGCTGATGCGTCCCGTGTCGGTTTCAACGAACAGGATGGTGTCGTTGATGGTGTTCAGCAGCTCACGAAAATGCTCCAGTTCCTCAAGTCGTTGCCGCAACTCCGGATAATAGCTTTTGCTCAGCGAACGGTCGCCGAGACCCATGAGCCGGTTGCGTTGACTGTCTTTTTTGGGATCCACGTTATTGCGCTGCCTCAAGTATTGCCCTGATATCGTTGGCACAGATTTCTTTGGGGTTGGTGAGCATGCAGGGGTCGAGCAGGGCGTGCTCCGCCAGCTTCTCGAAGTCTGCCGAGGAAACGCCGAGTTCGGCAAGCCCCTGTGTGACCCCGGCAGCCCGTTTGAGCGAGGCCACCGCGTCCAGCGTGGTCATCTTGCGCTTTTCGTATGACGATTCGTCATTCGTTTCAGCGCCCAGAAGCCTACCTATTTCGAAGTACTTGTCTGCGGCGTTGTCAAAATTGCAGGCCATGACGTGGTCCAGCAGCAGGGCGTTGCATTGGCCGTGGGGCAGGTCGAGGTAGCCGCCCAGGCTATGGGCCAAGGCATGGACAGCGCCGAGAATGGCGTTGGAAAAGGCCAGCCCCGCGTGGGTGCTTGCCAGAGCCATGCCCGCACGGGCCTCCATGTCGTCGGGCTTGTTTATGGCCCGGAGCAGGTGTTGGCCGACCAGTTGCACGGCTTTATGCGCATGCAGGTCGGTGAAGGGGGAGCCTGCATTGGAGACGTACGCCTCGATGGCATGGGTCAGCGCGTCCAGTCCGGTGTGGGCCGTGAGTTCGGGACTTTTGGTCGTGGTGGTTTCCGGGTCGATCATGGAAACGTCCGGAATCATGGTTTTGCTGACAATGGCGATTTTGACCTTGCGTGCGGTGTCGCTGATGATGCTGAACTGGGAGACATCCGCTGCCGAGCCCGATGTGGTGGGGACGCAGATCAGGGGCGGGCCCGGGATTTCCACGTTGTCCGCACCCTCGAATTCCAGCACGTCGCGGTCGTTGGTGACCACAATGCCGATGGCCTTGGCACAGTCCATGGGGCTGCCGCCGCCCACGGCCACAAGGGCGTCGCATCCGTTTTTTCGGAATGTTTCCGCGCCAGCCATGACCTGATGGTCCCGGGGGTTGGGCAGAATGTCGCTGAAGAGCGTGTAGCCGACCCCGGCTTTTTTCAGGCTGCTCATGACGTCATGGGGCCACGGAAGCTCCATGAGGTGAGGGCCGGTTACCAGCAGCACATGGCGTAGCCCCAGATTGCGGGCATATTGCCCGGCAAGCATGCGGGCACCGTTGCCGAAGATGAACTCCGGGGCAACGAATTTTCTGAGCGAGGCTCCTGTCTCGGACATGGGTTGCTCCTTTGTCGTATTGTTACCCTAGTAAGCGACAATCGCAAAGTAAAACCCGTTATTTCGTGATGCTTTGAGTGTGCGTGTCGAGATCCTGAACAAAGGTTTTCAGCAGGGCGCGGCTTTCTTCAATGCTTCCCAGTCGGCAGGCGGCCATGAGATGCAGCGCGGTGTCGCGGGCCTGGGTTGCCCCGATCACAAGACAGACGTTGCTCAGGGTTCGGGCCGTTTGCCGGGCCGCGTCCATGTCCGATTGATCCAGAGCGTGGAGCAGGGTGTTGGCATGTTCGTGCGACAGGCGGTGTGCGGTCTGCAGCATGTCCCGGAACATTTCTTCGGAAAGTCCGAGTTCCTGCATGGCAGGCACGTGCGGTTTGTCGTCGTCTTCCGGAAGCCCCGCCTCTGTTTGTTCTTGGGCGGCGGCCTGCGGCGGTGTTGCCGGGTCGGAACCCGGGGAGCGGGACGTTATGCTGGTCAGCCGGTCCATGACCGTGCCCAGTTCCGCGAAGTCCACTGGTTTCGCAACATAGGCGTTCATGCCCGCTTCCAGACATTTGTCCCTGAATTCCTTGAGCGCGTGGGCGGTCATGGCGATGATGGGCACGTCCGGATTGTCGATGTCGTTGTTTTTGCCTCCGGCCCGGATGATGCGGGTGGCCTGCAGGCCGTCCATGACCGGCATTTCAACATCCATGAGCACGAGGTCGAAAGTCTTTTCGGCCAGCAGTGACAGGGTTTCCTCCCCGGTGTGGGCTACCTCGAAGGTGTGCCCCATTTCCTCCAGCCGCAGGCTGGCCACCATGACGTTGACCTCGTTGTCCTCGGCCAGGAGCACCCGCAGCGAGCCGGGTTTGGTCCCGGTGTTCTCGCTTTGTTCGTTTCTGGGTGCGGGCAGCGGGCAGATGCCCGGCTCGAACCATGCGTCGAACCGGAAACAGGAGCCTTTGCCCACGGTACTGGTCAGGTGGATTTCCCCGCCCATGAGACCGATCAGATTTTTGCATATGGCCAGCCCCAGCCCGGTGCCGCCATACTGGCGCGTGCTCTGGCTGAAGCTCTGGAAAATGGATTCCATGAATTCTTCGGGAATGCCGATGCCCGTGTCGCTTACCTCGAAACGCACACCGTTGACCCGCGCCCCGTCCGGTGCGGTTTCCGGGGATGCGGAAACGCGTACCTCGATGCCGCCCTTGTGGGTGAATTTGACCGCGTTGCCCAGCAGGTTCACCAGAATCTGGCGCAGGCAGACCGGGTCGCCCTTGACGCAGGACGGCACGTCCTGCCCGATGTGCAGCGAGAGGTCGAGCTCTTTCTGCTGCGCCTGTACTTCCATGCCCTTGACCGTGGTTTCCAGATGCTGGAACAGGTCGAAATCAACGCGGTCCAGTTCCAGCTTGCGGGCTTCGATCTTGGTCAGGTCGAGGATGTCGTTGATGATGGAGAGCAGGTGCTCGGCCGAGTCCTTGACAGTGCCCAGATAGTCCCGCTGTTCCCGGGAGAGATCGGTCTGCAGGGTGATGTCCGTCATACCCACGATGGCGTTCATGGGCGTGCGGATTTCGTGGCTCATGGCCGCCAGGAATTCGCTTTTGGCCTTGTTGGCGGATTCGGCCTCTTCGCGGGCTTTTTCCAACTCCTTCAGGGACTGGCGGCTGTGGGTGATGTCGTCCCAGGCCCAGATCACGCCCTTGTCCAGATTGTCCGCGTCAATGGCCTTGCCGTACATGGAGCACCAGATGTCGCGACCGTCGCGGGTCCTGAACAGCTGCTCCGCGTTGTATTCGCCGGTCATGCGCAGGGAATCCCGGGCCACGGTCAGGAATGATTCAAAGCTGTCGCCCGGAAGCACCGTGGCCGGGTTCATGCCGATGAAGTCCTCGGGTTCAAAGCCGAAGATGGCCGCGCCGCGTCGGTTGATGGCCGAAAAATGCCGCCCCTTGGTCATGGCGATGCCCATGAGGCTGTTTTCCAGAATGGCTTCCAGTTTTTCCAGCGTCTGCTTGAGCCTGTTTTCCGACTCCTTGCGCACGTTGATGTCACGGATGTTGGCCAGAATGGCGTCGTGCTGTTTGTAGCTTATGGCCGTGAGCTGGATTTCCGCGTCGAATTCCACGCCGTCCATGGGGCGGCGCATGCGCCATTCAAAAAAGTGGGCCTCGCCCCGAACCACCCGTTCCCAGACCGTGGGCAGGCGGTGCACCGGGCTGGCCGGGCTGGAAATGTCGCGGGCAAAGGAAAGGTTGAATGCCTGTTTTTCCGACACCTTGAACATGTCCAGCATGCGTTTGTTCACATCGAGGATGGTGCCGTCCTTGAGGTGGATGATGATGGCGTCGTGGGTGCTGTCGAACACGGTGCGCAGGGCGCTTTCCGATGTTTTGAGTTCTGCGGTGCGGGCCTGTACGCGTTCTTCGAGGGAGTGGTGCGCGCGGCGCAGGTGCTTTTCGGCCTGGCGCCGTTTGGCCGTGTTCAGCATGAGAAATATGATGATCAGGCTCTGGGCGGCCAGAAAGGCCACGCCGCCGATGACCAGATTGCCGTATTCGCTGTAGAACGAGCGCGGCCGGTTGGTGATGAAGCTGTCCTGCGGCAGCTCCGAGAGGGGGATGTGGAATCGTTTCAGTTGGTTGAAATCGAACATGGTCCGTGTCCGGCCCGTGGTGTTCACCGGGATGAGGGACGGGGGGCGGCCCGAAAGCACGAGCAGTCCGATCTGGGCCATGAGTTGCCCCTGATGGAAGCCGCTGATGAGTTTGCCGCCTATGATGCCGTTGTTGATGTCCGCTTCCAGCAGCCCGTATACGGGGCCCTTGCTGGCTTTGGAGATGAGGCGCGAGGCCGTTGCGCTGTCATGGAATTTTCCGGCGCTGTCCCGGAAGAACGCGCCCAGCAGCACCACGGTGTTTTTGGGCAGGGCCGCAACTTGTGCGAGCAGTTTGTCCATGGGCAGCGGCGGCGCGTAGGTAATGCGCAGGCTGGGGGCAAAGCCGTCCAGTTGCCTGCGCATGCTTTCGGCCCAGGCGATGCCCGTGGGCGTGTAGTCGTTGATGATGTAGAATTGCTCCACGCCCGGATGCAGGGTGCGCGCCAGTTTCAGGGTGCCCAGCGCGTCGAACTCTTCGGCCACGCCCGTGAACAGGGGATATCCTGTCAGGTCTTCGGGACGGAAGAAGTTGACCCCGCAAAAGACCACGGGCACGCCGGGAAACAGCTGGTCGTGGTACTGGCGCAGGAAATCGAAGGCATTGTTGTCCGAGACAAGGATCAGGTCGAGTTTCTTGTTTCCGTATTTGTGGGCAAAGACCTGCCGCAGCTGTTCGCGGTATTCCGGGGTGAAGGCCACGCGTTTGGTGTCCATGTTCTCCACCATGAGGTCGATGCCTGCCTGCTTGGGATGCAGCACGCTGTCCACGCCGCGCAGCACCTGTTCCTGCCAGGGCAGGGTCTGGTGGTAGGAACAGAGCAGCAGCACCTGCCGCCCGCGGTTTTCCGGGGACGCGGCAGCGCGGGCCGCAGTGGGGGCCGCAGCCGTGACGCTCGCCAACACAAGGGCGGCCCACAGGAAACAGGATGTTTTTTGCCAGCGCATATCAGACCCGGTTGTTCATGTCTGTCCGCTTTCTATCAGATGGTACGTATTTTTGCCAACAAACCGTGTTTGCGACTTTTTGGTCCCTTTTTTGCGGGAAAAGCCGGCTGCCTGTTGTTTTTTGACTCAAGTCATGGAGTGTGCCCCTGCTCCGGGCTAGGCAATGGACACAGAACAGTGAAACCGTTTTTTCAAACAGGAGGAGACCATATGTTTTGTTACCAGTGCGAACAGACTGCCAAGGGTTCCGGATGCACCAGGATCGGCGTGTGCGGCAAGCAGCCGGACGTGGCCGCGCTTCAGGACCTGCTCGTGTATGCGTTGCAGGGATTTTCGCAGGTGGCTGTCGAGGCCCGCAAAAACCATGTGGCTAGCGGCGGCGAAGGCGCGTTCACGTGTCGTGCACTTTTTTCGACCCTGACCAACGTGAATTTCGATGCCGCGCGTTTCGTGCCCATGCTGAACGAAGTGGTGGAGCGTCGCGAATCCCTGAAGGCCGCGCTGGCCGCCAAGGGCGTTTCTCCGGCATGGCATGAGGCCGCCAGGCTTGTGCCGGCTGCGGACATGGCCGCGCTGGTGCCGCAGGGCGAGGCCGTGGGCATTGAGAACGACCCGGAAACCGATGCGGATATCAAGTCCCTGAAGCAGACCGTCATCTACGGGCTCAAGGGCGTTGCCGCCTATGCGGACCACGCCGAGATTCTCGGACAGGAAAACCCCGCGCTGTACGAGGCCGTGGAAGGTCTGCTTGCCGACACCCTGCGCACGGACATGGACCTCGGCGCATGGGTGCAGCGCGCACTGGACTGCGGCAACGCCAACATCATGGCCATGGAACTGCTGGATGCGGCCAACACCGGGACCTACGGGCATCCCGTCCCCACCGAAGTGCCGCTGGGCGCCACGCAGGGCAAGGCCATTCTGGTATCCGGCCACGACCTCAAGGATCTGGACATGCTCCTGCAGCAGACCGAGGGCACGGGCATCAACATATACACCCACGGGGAAATGCTGCCCTGCCACGGCTACCCGGAGCTCAAGAAGCACGAACACTTTCATGGTCATTACGGCACGGCGTGGCAGAACCAGCTCAAGGAGTTTGCCGCGTTCCCCGGAGCCATTCTCATGACCACCAACTGCATCCAGAAGCCCGCCGAATCCTATCTGGGCAACATTTTCACCACCGGCCTCGTGGGCTGGCCCGGCGCGGCCCACATCACGGAGAACGGTTCGGGCAAGGACTTTTCCGCTGTCATTGAAAAGGCGCTGGCAATGCCCGGGTTCGCGCAGGACGAGGACAAGGGTTCCGTGATGGTCGGGTTCGGCCACAATGCGGTGCTGGGCGTTGCCGACACGGTCATTGATGCGGTCAAGGCCGGAGACATTCGTCACTTCTTCCTCGTGGCCGGTTGCGACGGCGCCCGGCCCGGCCGCAATTATTACACCGAGTTCGTGGAAAAGGTTCCTGAAGACTGCATGGTGCTGACGCTGGCCTGCGGCAAGTTCCGCTTTTTCGACAAGAAGCTGGGCGACATCGGCGGCATCCCGCGCCTGCTGGACGTGGGTCAGTGCAACGACGCCTACTCCGCGGTGAAGATCGCCACGGCCCTTGCCGAGGCCTTTGACTGCGGCATCAATGACCTGCCGCTGTCGCTGGTGCTTTCGTGGTACGAGCAGAAAGCCGTGGCCATTCTGCTTTCCCTGCTGGCGCTCGGAGTCAAGGACATCCGCCTCGGACCCAGCCTGCCCGCGTTCATTACGCCCAACGTGCTCAACTTCCTTGTGGAGAAGTACGATCTCAAGCCCATTTCCACCCCGGATGAGGACTTGAAAGCCATTCTGGGCTAGGCGCTTACTGTTGCATCGGGATACGTCATTCGGGCGGGGCAGCGGTTGCTGTTCCGCCCGTTTTTTTGTGGTTTCCGGGATACGGGCGTATTTCTAGAAAATATCTAGAAATAGTGTAAGGCTCTGATTGAATGATTGGTTTTGGGGTTGTTGCGTGAAGAGGATGGGGGGCGCAGCGTTTGCATTTGTTTTGTACGCTTACGCACGGTGGAACACCGGGGGGCGGCTTCGCTCCCCCTAGGGCGATCATCATTTTTTGATGGAGCAGGAAAAAGAAGGCAAAAAACTGCGCGTCAGCACAGCGCATAAAAAAAAGCCCCGGACGTGCATCCGGGGCCGTTGTGCTTATTGGGCTGGGGCAACCAGTTTTTTGCGCTTCATGAGCGGTCGTGCAATGCCGAATTTGTTCAAGGTGGACTTCATGGCAGCCGTGGAATCCGGCGTGCCGCGATGCCTGACCAGCACCCGGTACCACGTGCCCTTGGCAGTGTCCGCGGATTCGAGCACCGCGTTCAGTCCGGCACCGGCCAGCTTGGTGCGCAGGGATTCGGCCATGTCCTGCTTGCGGAACGATGCAGCCTGATAGGTGTAGTCGTAGATTTTCTGCCCGGCGGCGGTCTGCGCCTCGGGTTTGGCTGCCGGAGCGGCCTGTTCAGCTTTGGGAGCGGTTGTTGCCGGTTTCGCTTTTCTTGTCGTGGTCGGCTTGGGCTTTTCCGGTTCGGCTTCTTCGGGCTGGCCCACCTGTTTGGGGGCCTTGGCCAGCGTTTCCGGGTAGGTCAGCTCTTCGGCCTTGAGCACGGAGGGCGCCTTGGTGGCGTTGGCCGCGCCGTGCTGGCTGGGCATGATGGCCGCAAGCTGCGGCACGGACTGTTCCGGCTGGTAGCCGCGTCCCACGAGCAGGCCGAGAATGAAAAACAGGCTCAGGGCCACACCCACGGAGCCAAGCACCGTGATCATACCGGAAAGTGACAGGGTAAAAGTCCATGTCTTTTGTTCCCCCGGCATTTTGGGGACCCGCACGTTGTATTTCTTTTTTTCCTTGCTGGCCGTCATGCATCCCTCCGGGACGGTCGTTACATTCGTTCGGGAGCGCCCACGCCGAGCAGTCCCAGGCCGTTGGCCACCACTCCGGCAACGCAGTCCAGCAGCAGCAGTCGGGCGGCGCAGAGTTCGGCCTCGGCGGAAAGTACGTGGCAATTGGTATAGTATCTATGCAGGGTGGAGGCAAGTTCCCGCAGATAAATGCTGATGATGTGCGGGCTTTCGCCGCGCGCGGCCGCTTCCACGGCGTCGGGGTAGCGGTCCAGCAACTGCAGCAGTTCGAAATCGTGTTTCGTGTTCAGCAGGGCCAGTGCCTCTGGGGTGGGGTCGGCCTTTTTTGCCTGTTGTTCCTGCGCCTTGCGCATGAGCGAGCAGATGCGCGCATGGGCGTACTGCACATAGTAGACCGGGTTGTCCATGGTTTTCTGCTTGACCAGTTCAAGGTCGAAATCAAGGCCGGAATCCGACTTGCGGGAAAGGAACATGAACCGGGCCGCGTCCGCACCCACTTCGTCCACAACGTCCTTGAGGGTTTCGAATTGCCCGGCGCGCGTGCTCATGGCGATGGGCGTGCCGTCGCGCAGCAGGTTCACGAGGTTGACCAGGATCACGTGCAGCTTGCCCTTGTTGCCGATGGCCTCGCAGGCCGCCTGCATGCGGGGGATGTAGCCGTGATGGTCCGCGCCCCAGATGTCGATGACCACGTCGAAGCCGCGTTTGAACTTGTTGTCGTGGTAGGCGATGTCCGAGGCAAAATAGGTGGTGTCGCCGTTGGACTTGCGCAGCACGCGGTCCTTGTCGTCACCGAAATCCGTGGATTTGAACCAGAAGGCGCCGTCATCATCGAAGCCGAGGCCCGATTTGCGCAGATCGCTGAAAGTCTCGTCCACCATGCCGTCGGTCACGAGGCTTTTTTCCGAGAACCACACGTCGTGGCGCACGCCGAACGCGGCCAGGTCCTCGCGGATGCCGTCAAGAATGGCGTTCATGCCGATATTCTTGCAGATTTCCGCGGCATCCTCTTCGGAACCGTCCAGAATGCCGGGATGCAGTTCCAAAACCTGCGCGGCGATGTCGCGGATATAGTCGCCCTTGTAGTAGTCCTCGGGCTCTGCCGGGTTCAGGTCCTTGATCTGGCGCAGGCGATAGAGAATGGACTGGCCCAGAATGAGCATCTGGCGCCCCGCGTCGTTCACGTAGTATTCGGCCTCCACCTCGTACCCGGCTTTTTCCAGAATGCGCACCAGACTGTCGCCCAGAGCCGCGCCGCGGCCATGGCCGATGTGCAGCGGCCCGGTGGGGTTGGCGGAAACGTATTCCACCTGAACTCTGGTGCCCTTTCCCACGGTCAGGGTGCCGTAGTCAGCGCCCTGCTCGGCAACGATGCGCGCGGTCTCCTGCCAGAAGTCGCGGCCCATGGTGAAATTCAGAAAGCCCGGCCCGGCAATGTCCACGGATTCGACATGCCTGTCCTGACGCGCCTTTTCCGCAATGTCTTCGGCGATCTGGCGCGGGGCCTTCTTGGCCTGTTTGGCCAGCATCATGGC carries:
- a CDS encoding substrate-binding periplasmic protein; amino-acid sequence: MKRLLLIVLTLLLGTGSALASEQLRVLSDRDFAPYSMIQNGKPSGIDVEVFAEACKRAGVDYSLQLVEWEDLVKRLHTGQCHAAFSLFRTPEREKDVLFVDRAVMHYSDYGLFTRVGSGLAFDSWDDLRGKRIGSIGGFAMSDGFQQAAKNGIFTSRAYVDEASCVGGLLKGEIDGFVGQLDTTHYQLNRMGMTNTVVYLPKLVRSRRPAYIGFSRAALSERLEGVAARLGKALQSMYRDGTYNSIARRYLFRF
- a CDS encoding PAS domain-containing sensor histidine kinase; protein product: MDPKKDSQRNRLMGLGDRSLSKSYYPELRQRLEELEHFRELLNTINDTILFVETDTGRISTVVGAAHSMLGCTPEELTGTVFADMLPPHIRKHADALFAGKREFTTLEAEVQPPGCNASVLVELKIRVPSEDAHGPVIIVARDIRERKQAEEEAKRHSMELETRVRQRTQALKQANQAKDEFVSFISHELRTPMTSILGFTSLIRKKLARTIFPNMHNPDEKTIRDQHKILDNLNIIMQEGNRLTTLINDTLDLSKHEAERIEYTMRTDSIVPVIEQAMNAAQGIFDAADIVLQTHIADNLPPVTADADRLVQVLLNLLSNAAKFSEAGSTVHVRAQTAGTYVLISVEDSGPGIEPDMQDAVFDKFTQANAARKGSNKGTGLGLAICRHIIAAHGGRIWVESEPGKGSTFTFSLPTARS
- the ercA gene encoding alcohol dehydrogenase-like regulatory protein ErcA, whose protein sequence is MSETGASLRKFVAPEFIFGNGARMLAGQYARNLGLRHVLLVTGPHLMELPWPHDVMSSLKKAGVGYTLFSDILPNPRDHQVMAGAETFRKNGCDALVAVGGGSPMDCAKAIGIVVTNDRDVLEFEGADNVEIPGPPLICVPTTSGSAADVSQFSIISDTARKVKIAIVSKTMIPDVSMIDPETTTTKSPELTAHTGLDALTHAIEAYVSNAGSPFTDLHAHKAVQLVGQHLLRAINKPDDMEARAGMALASTHAGLAFSNAILGAVHALAHSLGGYLDLPHGQCNALLLDHVMACNFDNAADKYFEIGRLLGAETNDESSYEKRKMTTLDAVASLKRAAGVTQGLAELGVSSADFEKLAEHALLDPCMLTNPKEICANDIRAILEAAQ
- a CDS encoding PAS domain S-box protein translates to MRWQKTSCFLWAALVLASVTAAAPTAARAAASPENRGRQVLLLCSYHQTLPWQEQVLRGVDSVLHPKQAGIDLMVENMDTKRVAFTPEYREQLRQVFAHKYGNKKLDLILVSDNNAFDFLRQYHDQLFPGVPVVFCGVNFFRPEDLTGYPLFTGVAEEFDALGTLKLARTLHPGVEQFYIINDYTPTGIAWAESMRRQLDGFAPSLRITYAPPLPMDKLLAQVAALPKNTVVLLGAFFRDSAGKFHDSATASRLISKASKGPVYGLLEADINNGIIGGKLISGFHQGQLMAQIGLLVLSGRPPSLIPVNTTGRTRTMFDFNQLKRFHIPLSELPQDSFITNRPRSFYSEYGNLVIGGVAFLAAQSLIIIFLMLNTAKRRQAEKHLRRAHHSLEERVQARTAELKTSESALRTVFDSTHDAIIIHLKDGTILDVNKRMLDMFKVSEKQAFNLSFARDISSPASPVHRLPTVWERVVRGEAHFFEWRMRRPMDGVEFDAEIQLTAISYKQHDAILANIRDINVRKESENRLKQTLEKLEAILENSLMGIAMTKGRHFSAINRRGAAIFGFEPEDFIGMNPATVLPGDSFESFLTVARDSLRMTGEYNAEQLFRTRDGRDIWCSMYGKAIDADNLDKGVIWAWDDITHSRQSLKELEKAREEAESANKAKSEFLAAMSHEIRTPMNAIVGMTDITLQTDLSREQRDYLGTVKDSAEHLLSIINDILDLTKIEARKLELDRVDFDLFQHLETTVKGMEVQAQQKELDLSLHIGQDVPSCVKGDPVCLRQILVNLLGNAVKFTHKGGIEVRVSASPETAPDGARVNGVRFEVSDTGIGIPEEFMESIFQSFSQSTRQYGGTGLGLAICKNLIGLMGGEIHLTSTVGKGSCFRFDAWFEPGICPLPAPRNEQSENTGTKPGSLRVLLAEDNEVNVMVASLRLEEMGHTFEVAHTGEETLSLLAEKTFDLVLMDVEMPVMDGLQATRIIRAGGKNNDIDNPDVPIIAMTAHALKEFRDKCLEAGMNAYVAKPVDFAELGTVMDRLTSITSRSPGSDPATPPQAAAQEQTEAGLPEDDDKPHVPAMQELGLSEEMFRDMLQTAHRLSHEHANTLLHALDQSDMDAARQTARTLSNVCLVIGATQARDTALHLMAACRLGSIEESRALLKTFVQDLDTHTQSITK
- the hcp gene encoding hydroxylamine reductase — encoded protein: MFCYQCEQTAKGSGCTRIGVCGKQPDVAALQDLLVYALQGFSQVAVEARKNHVASGGEGAFTCRALFSTLTNVNFDAARFVPMLNEVVERRESLKAALAAKGVSPAWHEAARLVPAADMAALVPQGEAVGIENDPETDADIKSLKQTVIYGLKGVAAYADHAEILGQENPALYEAVEGLLADTLRTDMDLGAWVQRALDCGNANIMAMELLDAANTGTYGHPVPTEVPLGATQGKAILVSGHDLKDLDMLLQQTEGTGINIYTHGEMLPCHGYPELKKHEHFHGHYGTAWQNQLKEFAAFPGAILMTTNCIQKPAESYLGNIFTTGLVGWPGAAHITENGSGKDFSAVIEKALAMPGFAQDEDKGSVMVGFGHNAVLGVADTVIDAVKAGDIRHFFLVAGCDGARPGRNYYTEFVEKVPEDCMVLTLACGKFRFFDKKLGDIGGIPRLLDVGQCNDAYSAVKIATALAEAFDCGINDLPLSLVLSWYEQKAVAILLSLLALGVKDIRLGPSLPAFITPNVLNFLVEKYDLKPISTPDEDLKAILG